One Desulfarculaceae bacterium DNA window includes the following coding sequences:
- the obgE gene encoding GTPase ObgE has translation MRFVDEAIIEVAAGDGGNGCVSFLRERFRPKGGPDGGDGGRGGHVILRASNRVTTLSDHSYLRHFRAQRGTHGQGSNKYGKAGEDKLVKVPVGTEVYDVDTGELVADLSADGQEVAVATGGRGGKGNAHFATSTNRAPRFAQPGEEGVKRTLRLELKLLAEVGLVGLPNAGKSSLISAASAARPKVADYPFTTLTPNLGVVQLEERAPFTIADVPGLVAGAHEGAGLGLRFLKHVERTRLFLFVVDLSGEDPAADLWTVREELRAYDPALAERAGLVAANKMDLEAAQENLPAFRQTCQEAGLAVWPISAMEGEGVPGLMEELADRLAAMAPEEEPAEEEESGE, from the coding sequence ATGCGCTTCGTGGACGAGGCCATCATCGAGGTGGCGGCAGGCGACGGCGGCAACGGCTGCGTCAGTTTCCTGCGCGAGCGCTTCCGGCCAAAAGGCGGCCCCGACGGCGGCGACGGCGGCCGGGGCGGCCATGTCATCTTGCGGGCCAGCAACCGCGTCACCACCCTTTCCGACCACAGCTATCTCAGACATTTTCGGGCCCAACGCGGCACCCACGGCCAAGGCTCCAACAAGTACGGCAAGGCCGGCGAGGACAAGCTGGTCAAGGTGCCGGTGGGCACCGAAGTCTACGACGTGGACACCGGCGAGCTGGTGGCCGACCTCAGCGCCGACGGCCAGGAGGTGGCGGTGGCCACCGGCGGCCGGGGCGGCAAGGGCAACGCCCACTTCGCCACCAGCACCAACCGCGCCCCCCGCTTCGCCCAGCCCGGCGAGGAAGGCGTCAAGCGCACCCTTCGCCTGGAGCTGAAGCTCCTGGCCGAGGTGGGCCTGGTGGGCCTGCCCAACGCGGGCAAGTCCAGCCTGATCAGCGCGGCCAGCGCGGCGCGGCCCAAGGTGGCGGACTATCCATTTACTACCCTGACCCCCAACCTGGGGGTGGTACAGTTGGAAGAGCGCGCGCCCTTCACCATCGCCGACGTGCCCGGCCTGGTGGCCGGGGCTCACGAGGGCGCGGGTCTGGGGCTGCGCTTTCTCAAGCACGTGGAGCGCACCAGGCTGTTTTTGTTCGTGGTGGACCTGAGCGGCGAGGACCCGGCGGCGGACCTGTGGACCGTGCGCGAGGAGCTCAGGGCCTACGACCCCGCCCTGGCCGAGCGGGCCGGGCTGGTGGCGGCCAACAAGATGGACCTGGAGGCCGCGCAGGAGAATCTGCCCGCCTTCCGACAAACCTGCCAAGAGGCGGGCCTGGCCGTGTGGCCCATCAGCGCCATGGAGGGCGAGGGAGTGCCCGGGCTCATGGAGGAGCTGGCCGATCGTTTGGCGGCCATGGCCCCAGAGGAAGAGCC
- the rpmA gene encoding 50S ribosomal protein L27: protein MAHKKAGGSSRNGRDTAGKRLGIKSGEGKLVTAGSIIVRQCGTKIHPGKGVGMGRDYTIFATIEGTVKFERLGRDRKQVSVYPA from the coding sequence ATGGCTCATAAAAAAGCAGGCGGCAGCTCGCGCAACGGCCGCGACACCGCGGGCAAGAGGCTGGGCATCAAGAGCGGCGAGGGCAAGCTGGTTACGGCCGGCAGCATCATCGTGCGCCAGTGCGGCACCAAGATCCACCCCGGCAAGGGCGTGGGCATGGGCCGCGACTACACCATCTTCGCCACCATCGAAGGCACGGTGAAGTTCGAAAGGCTGGGCCGCGACCGCAAGCAGGTCAGCGTTTATCCCGCTTAA
- the rplU gene encoding 50S ribosomal protein L21: protein MYAVIATGGKQYKVEAGQVLRLEKLAGEVGDTVELAPVLMLGGEGEPTIGQPYIDGASIKATILEQGKAKKVTVFKKKRRKGYQVKRGHRQHFTAVRINEISA, encoded by the coding sequence ATGTACGCGGTAATCGCCACTGGCGGTAAACAATACAAAGTTGAAGCGGGCCAAGTGCTCCGCTTGGAAAAGCTCGCCGGCGAAGTGGGCGACACCGTGGAGCTTGCTCCGGTGCTCATGCTGGGCGGCGAGGGCGAGCCCACCATCGGTCAGCCCTACATCGACGGCGCCAGCATCAAGGCCACCATCCTTGAGCAGGGCAAGGCCAAGAAGGTCACCGTGTTCAAGAAGAAGCGGCGCAAGGGCTACCAGGTCAAGCGGGGCCATCGCCAGCACTTCACTGCGGTGCGTATCAACGAAATCTCGGCCTAG
- the hflC gene encoding protease modulator HflC, with protein MSAAKKGLPIIVLLLIAVLTASGSFFIVKEGKQAILTQFGKPVGGPYQQAGMYFKIPMIQEVHTFEKRLLKWDGSPNQIPTRDKKYIWVDTTARWRITDPLRFLQTVSTERGALSRLDDIIDSVVRDQVSSNLLVELVRSSDWKPVYRTQTSGYENYPTAKPVPGTEDDQARIDKEVKIGRKTITRSMLAEAAKLTPQYGIEVVDIEIKRINYVESVQKQVFERMISERKRIASQYRSEGEGEKRRILGQMQKELARIRSEAYKKAQKIEGQADAKATSIYGQAYGRDAEFFALFKTLEAYGAEDGQRTDLILSTDSDFYKYLRAPK; from the coding sequence ATGAGCGCCGCCAAGAAGGGACTGCCCATCATCGTCCTGCTGCTCATCGCCGTGTTGACGGCTTCGGGCTCGTTCTTCATTGTCAAGGAAGGCAAGCAGGCCATACTCACCCAGTTCGGCAAGCCGGTGGGCGGCCCCTACCAGCAGGCCGGCATGTATTTCAAGATTCCCATGATTCAGGAGGTGCACACCTTTGAGAAGCGCCTGTTGAAGTGGGACGGCTCGCCCAACCAGATCCCCACCCGGGACAAAAAATACATCTGGGTGGACACCACCGCCCGCTGGCGCATCACCGACCCGTTGCGCTTCTTGCAGACCGTGTCCACCGAGCGCGGGGCGCTGAGCCGCTTGGACGACATCATCGACTCGGTGGTGCGCGACCAGGTGAGCTCCAACCTCCTGGTGGAGCTGGTGCGCTCCAGCGACTGGAAGCCGGTGTACCGCACCCAGACCTCGGGGTATGAGAACTACCCCACCGCCAAGCCGGTGCCCGGCACCGAGGACGACCAGGCGCGCATCGACAAAGAGGTCAAGATTGGGCGCAAGACCATCACCCGGAGCATGTTGGCCGAGGCGGCCAAGCTGACCCCTCAGTACGGCATCGAGGTGGTGGACATCGAGATCAAGCGCATCAACTACGTGGAAAGCGTGCAGAAACAGGTGTTTGAGCGCATGATCTCCGAGCGCAAGCGCATCGCCAGCCAGTACCGCTCCGAGGGCGAGGGCGAAAAGCGCCGCATCCTGGGCCAGATGCAGAAGGAGCTGGCCCGCATCCGCTCCGAGGCCTACAAGAAGGCCCAGAAGATCGAGGGCCAGGCCGACGCCAAGGCCACCAGCATCTACGGCCAGGCCTATGGCCGCGACGCGGAGTTCTTCGCGCTGTTCAAGACCCTGGAGGCCTACGGCGCCGAGGACGGCCAGCGCACCGACCTGATCCTGTCCACGGACAGCGACTTCTACAAGTACCTCAGGGCCCCCAAGTAG
- the hflK gene encoding FtsH protease activity modulator HflK, whose protein sequence is MPMDWTPPPRGTGREPDLNKVIADFKSKMPGFKRAKGLWIVVLVVAAIILGSTAYYTVGPEETGIVLRLGAFSRENGPGLHFKLPFGIEQAINVKTGRVFKEEFGFRGINPGIRSRFSEKGYSDESLMLTGDLNVIEVKWIVQYKIRDPRLWLFAVRDPVAAIRDLSESVMRQIVGNRLSDQVLTLQRVEIAAKAQTDLQSLLDSYKTGVQIVTVKLQDVNPPPPVQPAFNEVNEARQQKERMINEAQEAYNREIPKALGEASRVVTEAEGYATEKINRAQGEAKRFEDVLASYLTAKDVTRRRLYLEAMQRMIDKADKVYVVDQNVRSLLPMLNLAPGVQPSTGKGVK, encoded by the coding sequence ATGCCCATGGACTGGACTCCCCCACCAAGGGGGACCGGCCGGGAGCCCGACCTGAACAAGGTCATCGCTGATTTCAAGAGCAAAATGCCGGGTTTCAAACGGGCCAAAGGCCTGTGGATCGTGGTGTTGGTGGTCGCCGCCATCATCCTCGGCTCCACGGCCTATTACACCGTGGGCCCCGAGGAGACCGGCATCGTGTTGCGCTTGGGAGCTTTCTCCCGGGAGAACGGCCCGGGCCTGCACTTCAAGCTGCCTTTCGGCATTGAGCAGGCCATCAACGTCAAGACCGGCCGCGTGTTCAAGGAGGAGTTCGGCTTCCGGGGGATCAACCCCGGCATCCGCAGCCGTTTCTCCGAAAAGGGATACTCCGACGAATCCTTGATGCTCACCGGCGACCTCAACGTCATCGAGGTCAAGTGGATCGTGCAGTACAAGATCCGCGACCCGCGCCTGTGGCTGTTCGCGGTGCGCGACCCCGTGGCCGCCATCCGCGACCTTTCCGAGTCGGTGATGCGCCAGATCGTGGGCAACCGCCTGAGCGACCAGGTGCTCACCTTGCAGCGCGTGGAGATCGCGGCCAAGGCGCAGACGGACCTTCAGTCGCTTCTGGACTCCTACAAGACCGGGGTGCAGATCGTCACGGTCAAGCTCCAGGACGTCAACCCGCCCCCGCCGGTGCAGCCCGCCTTCAACGAGGTCAACGAGGCGCGCCAGCAAAAGGAGCGCATGATCAACGAGGCCCAGGAGGCCTATAACCGCGAGATTCCCAAGGCGTTGGGCGAGGCTTCCCGCGTGGTCACCGAGGCCGAGGGCTACGCCACCGAGAAGATCAACCGCGCCCAGGGCGAGGCCAAGCGCTTCGAGGATGTCTTGGCCAGCTACCTCACCGCCAAGGACGTCACCCGCCGCCGCCTGTACCTGGAGGCCATGCAACGCATGATCGACAAGGCGGACAAGGTCTACGTGGTGGACCAGAACGTGCGCAGCCTGCTGCCCATGCTCAACCTGGCCCCCGGGGTTCAGCCGAGCACCGGAAAGGGGGTGAAGTGA
- a CDS encoding methylated-DNA--[protein]-cysteine S-methyltransferase, translated as MDRDYQRIEQAIAYLEEHAPEQPSLSQTAAALRLSPFHFQRLFKRYAGVSPKRFLQFCTAQEARRLLGQSTPVLEAAFELGLSSPSRLHDLTLTVYALTPGEVALAGAGIEIRHGFHDTPFGRCLLGLSPRGVCWLSFGDAGDDKQALQDLARCWPKADLRRDQKATAPVVARIFQPQEDQAAAPLPLLLKGSNFQLQVWQALLRIPSGAFTTYGDLAQRLGRPGAARAVGNAAGANSIAYLIPCHRVLRSSGALGGYRWGMQRKKVMIAREAARISG; from the coding sequence ATGGACCGGGATTACCAACGCATCGAGCAGGCCATCGCCTATTTGGAAGAGCATGCGCCGGAGCAGCCCAGCCTGTCCCAAACCGCCGCCGCCCTGAGGCTGAGCCCTTTTCATTTTCAGCGGCTTTTCAAGCGTTACGCCGGGGTCAGCCCCAAGCGTTTCCTGCAATTTTGCACCGCCCAGGAGGCCCGCCGCCTTCTCGGGCAATCCACGCCCGTGTTGGAGGCTGCCTTTGAGCTGGGGCTGTCCTCGCCCAGCCGGCTGCACGATCTAACCCTGACGGTGTATGCCCTCACTCCGGGCGAGGTGGCCCTGGCCGGAGCGGGAATCGAAATACGCCACGGCTTTCACGACACCCCCTTTGGCCGTTGCCTCCTGGGGCTGAGCCCCCGGGGAGTGTGCTGGCTTTCTTTCGGCGACGCTGGGGATGACAAGCAAGCCTTGCAAGACTTGGCGCGGTGCTGGCCCAAGGCCGACTTGCGCCGGGACCAGAAGGCCACCGCGCCGGTGGTGGCCCGGATTTTTCAACCCCAGGAAGACCAGGCGGCCGCCCCCCTGCCTCTGCTGCTCAAGGGCAGCAACTTTCAGCTTCAGGTGTGGCAGGCCCTGCTGCGCATCCCCTCGGGGGCCTTCACCACCTATGGCGACCTGGCCCAACGCCTGGGGCGGCCGGGCGCGGCCCGGGCCGTGGGCAATGCGGCCGGGGCCAATTCCATCGCCTACCTGATCCCCTGTCACCGGGTTCTGCGCTCCAGCGGAGCCCTGGGCGGCTACCGCTGGGGGATGCAGCGCAAAAAGGTGATGATAGCCCGCGAGGCGGCCCGGATATCGGGTTAG